One genomic region from Flagellimonas oceani encodes:
- a CDS encoding VCBS repeat-containing protein: MKLKNITVGLLLMGLVACNNKEAAPSEEEVKPETLFTLLKPEETGITFINKVENRKNFNIFKYRNFYNGGGVAIGDINNDGLQDIYLTGNMEPNRLYLNKGDMKFEDISESAGVLGNKPWSTGVVMVDINHDGLMDIYVCNAGNMEGNNHDNDLYINNGDLTFTEKAEEYNLAKTGFTTHASFFDYDKDGDLDAYILNNSNIPVSSLGYAEQREVRAQDWEGVPHIFRGVGDMLLRNDNGKFVDVSEEAGIYGSLIGFGLGVLVTDFNGDLYPDIYVSNDFYERDYLYINQKDGTFSEEINEWTSHLSLSAMGIDIADINNDGHNDIFITDMLPEEESRVKSVMEFEGYNVFNLKQNKDFGQQYIQNTLQLNNGNGSFSEVAYYSGIDATDWSWAGLMFDMDNDGLKDIFITNGINHDLTDLDFVDFFANEIVQKMALTGKKESIDSIISKMPIKPQPNYAYKNNGDISFKNANKEWGFELPSRSNGAAYADLDNDGDLDLVINNVNTPAFIYKNNTDSQLDNNFIQLKFKGPENNPFAVGTLAKIYFDGNIINQELIPSRGFQSSIQYDMTIGLGKTKQLDSIRIVWPDERTEKLENVQANQVLALDHANATGVYTVPKKELKKSYLKELDNNTIVQHKEDNYNDFDYEGLISNKLSQEGPSLAVADVNGDGHEDFFVGGAKDQAGSVYLHRGAGNVIPKKSTVFEEDKQYEDVAATFFDADGDGDMDLVVGSGGNDVSMQRNYRARLYLNDGNGNFSRSENELPSTFKNISTISALDFDDDGDVDLFIGSRSVVGVYGVSPDHLFLENNGDGTFNNVTERLAYDLKDAGMVTDSKWEDMDGDGKKDLIVTSEWDTPKIYKNTGRRLSKMTSSLDSLYGWWNTVETADLDGDGDQDLILGNQGLNLHYKPTEYAPMRMYINDYDNNGTIEQIVTMQENGGDYPIHQKRELTEQLPLLKKQNLKASDYAHRTIHQLFPKEVMDKSIVKKVETSASVIAINEGGGRYTIKNLPPRVQLSCVCDITCTDVNNDGNLDLIMAGNNYEFKPQFSRLDASQGNLLLGDGKMGFTWQDYETSGFKVRDEVKYLKQFKDKNGKIYVIAAVNNNKPKIFALNE; this comes from the coding sequence ATGAAACTGAAAAATATAACCGTAGGCCTCCTTTTAATGGGCTTGGTCGCTTGTAACAACAAAGAAGCCGCCCCATCGGAAGAAGAAGTGAAACCCGAGACACTTTTCACCCTTTTGAAACCGGAAGAAACAGGCATTACCTTCATCAACAAAGTTGAAAACAGGAAAAACTTCAACATCTTCAAATACCGAAATTTCTATAATGGTGGCGGTGTTGCCATTGGCGATATAAATAACGATGGTCTACAGGATATTTACCTCACCGGCAACATGGAACCCAACAGGCTTTACCTGAACAAAGGTGACATGAAGTTTGAGGACATCTCCGAAAGCGCTGGTGTTCTGGGCAACAAACCCTGGTCAACCGGAGTGGTGATGGTAGATATCAACCACGATGGACTTATGGACATTTATGTCTGCAATGCAGGGAACATGGAAGGCAACAACCATGATAACGACCTTTATATAAACAATGGAGATTTAACCTTTACCGAAAAGGCCGAAGAATATAACCTGGCCAAGACCGGTTTTACCACCCATGCCTCCTTCTTTGATTACGACAAGGATGGAGATCTCGACGCTTACATCCTTAACAACAGTAACATTCCCGTTAGTAGTTTGGGCTATGCCGAACAGCGTGAAGTCCGGGCACAGGATTGGGAAGGAGTACCGCATATTTTCAGGGGTGTTGGGGATATGCTCCTAAGAAACGACAACGGCAAATTTGTGGATGTTAGCGAAGAGGCTGGAATCTATGGCAGCCTTATCGGTTTTGGTCTTGGGGTGCTCGTCACGGACTTTAACGGCGACCTCTATCCGGACATCTACGTATCCAACGATTTTTACGAGAGGGATTACCTGTACATCAACCAAAAAGATGGCACTTTTAGCGAAGAAATCAACGAATGGACATCGCACTTGAGCCTTTCCGCCATGGGAATCGATATTGCGGATATTAACAACGATGGGCACAACGACATCTTTATTACCGATATGCTTCCCGAAGAAGAGTCGAGGGTAAAATCTGTAATGGAATTTGAAGGCTACAACGTTTTCAACCTAAAACAGAACAAGGATTTTGGACAACAGTACATACAGAACACCTTACAGCTCAACAATGGGAACGGAAGCTTTTCCGAAGTGGCCTATTATAGCGGCATAGATGCCACAGATTGGAGCTGGGCAGGACTTATGTTCGATATGGACAACGATGGCCTAAAGGACATATTCATCACCAACGGCATCAACCACGATTTAACGGATTTGGACTTCGTGGATTTCTTTGCCAACGAGATTGTTCAAAAAATGGCGCTCACGGGCAAAAAGGAATCCATTGACTCCATCATCAGTAAAATGCCCATAAAGCCACAACCCAACTACGCCTACAAGAACAATGGCGATATCTCCTTTAAAAATGCCAACAAGGAATGGGGCTTTGAACTTCCATCCCGTTCCAATGGCGCTGCCTATGCGGACTTGGACAACGATGGCGACTTGGATTTGGTGATCAATAATGTAAACACACCGGCCTTTATCTATAAAAACAACACGGATTCCCAATTGGACAACAACTTTATCCAACTAAAGTTCAAGGGGCCAGAAAACAATCCCTTTGCCGTGGGCACCTTGGCCAAAATCTATTTTGATGGCAACATCATCAACCAAGAATTGATTCCATCTAGAGGATTTCAATCCTCCATACAATACGATATGACCATTGGACTCGGCAAAACCAAGCAATTGGATTCCATCCGAATCGTTTGGCCGGACGAACGCACGGAAAAATTGGAAAATGTGCAAGCCAATCAGGTACTTGCCTTGGACCACGCCAATGCGACCGGAGTGTATACCGTTCCCAAAAAAGAACTCAAAAAATCATACCTGAAAGAATTGGACAACAACACAATAGTCCAGCATAAGGAAGACAATTACAACGACTTTGACTACGAAGGCTTGATTTCCAATAAACTCTCACAAGAGGGGCCCTCCCTTGCCGTTGCCGATGTTAACGGAGATGGCCATGAAGATTTTTTTGTGGGCGGGGCAAAAGATCAAGCAGGGTCAGTTTACCTCCATCGCGGCGCTGGTAATGTTATACCAAAAAAATCCACTGTATTTGAAGAAGACAAACAATACGAAGATGTGGCAGCAACTTTTTTTGATGCTGACGGCGATGGCGATATGGACCTGGTCGTAGGCTCGGGCGGAAACGACGTGTCCATGCAACGCAACTATAGGGCCCGATTGTACCTAAATGATGGCAACGGAAACTTTTCGAGATCAGAAAATGAGCTGCCATCAACATTTAAGAACATTTCTACCATTTCAGCATTGGATTTTGATGATGATGGAGACGTAGACCTTTTTATCGGCTCCCGAAGCGTGGTAGGAGTTTACGGTGTATCGCCAGACCACCTCTTTTTGGAGAACAACGGGGACGGAACCTTTAACAATGTTACCGAACGTTTGGCCTACGACCTAAAAGATGCCGGAATGGTCACCGATTCCAAATGGGAGGATATGGACGGGGATGGTAAAAAAGACCTGATTGTAACATCGGAATGGGATACGCCAAAAATCTACAAGAATACCGGAAGAAGATTATCCAAGATGACCAGTTCACTGGACAGTCTTTACGGTTGGTGGAACACGGTGGAAACCGCAGATTTGGATGGGGATGGCGACCAAGACCTGATTTTGGGCAATCAAGGCCTCAACCTCCATTACAAACCAACGGAATATGCCCCAATGCGGATGTACATCAATGATTACGACAATAACGGGACCATTGAGCAGATCGTGACCATGCAAGAAAATGGCGGGGACTACCCGATCCATCAAAAAAGGGAGCTTACCGAGCAACTTCCGCTACTTAAAAAGCAAAACTTAAAGGCATCCGATTACGCCCACCGCACCATTCACCAATTGTTTCCCAAAGAAGTGATGGATAAATCCATTGTGAAAAAAGTGGAAACCTCGGCATCCGTAATTGCGATCAACGAAGGTGGCGGCAGGTATACCATTAAAAATTTACCGCCAAGAGTACAACTTTCCTGTGTTTGCGACATTACGTGTACCGATGTAAACAACGATGGCAACCTGGACCTTATCATGGCCGGTAACAACTATGAGTTTAAACCACAGTTTTCACGTTTGGATGCAAGCCAAGGAAACTTGTTGCTGGGAGACGGCAAAATGGGGTTTACTTGGCAAGATTATGAGACCAGCGGTTTCAAAGTCAGGGATGAAGTAAAATATTTGAAACAGTTCAAGGATAAAAACGGTAAAATTTATGTTATTGCCGCCGTTAACAACAACAAACCAAAGATTTTTGCCCTAAATGAATAG
- a CDS encoding VCBS repeat-containing protein — translation MNRFPFILFLAVLAISCDEGGSLFENPDPKKTGLDFTNALTPTKDLSILDYLYFYNGGGVSIGDINNDGLPDIFFTGNQVKNKLYLNKGNLKFEDISSSAGIEGSSDWNTGVTMADVNGDGFLDIYVCAVVGINGFNGFNELYINNGDNTFTESAAKYGLDFDSYSSNAAFFDYDLDGDLDMYLLNHAVHTQNSFGRFDLRYERQYETGDKLLRNDNGKFTDVSEEAGIYGGINGYGLGLAVADFNQDGYPDIYVGNDFHEDDYYYLNNGNGTFTESLKKYFGHTSRFSMGNDVADINNDGRPDFLSLDMLPEDEVALKSSEGDDNIQTQKMRIDRFGYHYQFTRNMLYVNQPDGNFMETALMSGIAATDWSWSALFGDYDLDGQQDVFISNGIPKRPNDLDFIKFVSNDQIKSKIDNTKLVDQQALALMPSGSVHNYVFKGGKDLHFQDMSDKWITKDTLVSGATAMGDLDGDGDLDLVTNNIDQPATLYINKTNGEGSYLKLKFNYAQNNKFGIGTKVYTYANGGLQFKELFPTRGFQASSEPMVHFGYKNVSKVDSIKIIWPNKSYQVLQNVPVNQTLTIEPKNTKPFDYNSLHKRKKPLFSPVEDNLGLVFKHIEDNYTDFNREKLIPYQISDRGPAFAMGDLNNDGKEDIFIGGSKYEPSQIFVQQDSFFVNQNMESLQKDSIQENISASIADYNNDGKNDLIVSSGGGDFFGKSEPLLDAYYVKNDTVFQSVGLPESYQNSSVVAPFDFDGDGDLDVFIGGHTITAQFGAPANSHLLENDKGVFKTKKDFEKFSKGMVTDAIWSDFDGDGTTDLILVGEWMSPKFLKYENGTFTEVEHVNIPGLWQAIEAFDVDGDGDTDYLLGNWGTNSRFKASEEHPMKLYFNDFDDNGQTETVTAMEKDGKYYPLETLDGLASQLVYLKKKYTTYKSFAGDTMEEIFGEKALDASTQLQVNTLKSGYLRNDGGNFVFVPFKNELQVSPILSFVVDDFDGDGDKEVLLAGNYFGVKPYHGRMDSFPGALIQSNGSVVLGNQLGLDFTKKSIRHLSTITLNNKKYLLAVFNNDKAQVYKIND, via the coding sequence ATGAATAGGTTTCCCTTCATATTGTTTCTTGCCGTTCTGGCCATTTCCTGCGACGAGGGAGGCAGTCTTTTTGAAAATCCCGACCCAAAAAAAACGGGGCTGGATTTCACCAATGCCCTAACCCCCACCAAAGACTTGAGCATTTTGGACTACCTGTATTTTTATAATGGAGGTGGTGTATCCATTGGTGATATCAACAATGACGGTTTGCCCGACATTTTTTTTACCGGGAACCAGGTCAAAAACAAACTCTACCTCAATAAAGGGAACCTCAAGTTTGAAGACATATCAAGTTCTGCGGGAATCGAAGGGAGCAGTGATTGGAACACTGGGGTTACCATGGCCGATGTAAACGGGGATGGATTCTTGGACATTTATGTTTGTGCCGTGGTCGGTATCAACGGGTTCAATGGTTTTAATGAACTGTACATCAATAACGGCGACAACACCTTTACCGAAAGTGCCGCCAAATATGGATTGGATTTTGATTCCTACAGTTCCAATGCGGCCTTTTTTGATTACGATCTGGACGGCGATCTGGATATGTATCTGCTCAACCATGCCGTACACACCCAAAACTCTTTTGGCCGTTTTGATCTACGGTACGAACGACAATATGAAACTGGTGACAAATTGTTGCGTAACGACAATGGCAAATTTACCGATGTCAGTGAAGAAGCCGGCATTTATGGTGGCATAAACGGCTATGGGCTAGGTTTGGCCGTAGCGGATTTTAATCAAGATGGGTATCCGGATATTTATGTGGGCAACGATTTCCATGAAGATGATTATTACTACCTAAACAATGGAAATGGCACATTCACCGAAAGCTTGAAAAAATATTTTGGACACACTTCCCGCTTTTCCATGGGCAACGATGTGGCCGACATCAACAACGATGGTAGGCCCGATTTTCTGTCGTTGGACATGCTCCCAGAAGATGAAGTGGCACTAAAATCTTCCGAAGGAGATGACAACATCCAGACCCAAAAGATGCGGATAGACCGTTTTGGTTACCATTATCAGTTTACGCGCAATATGCTTTATGTAAACCAACCTGATGGCAACTTTATGGAAACCGCTTTAATGAGCGGCATTGCAGCGACCGACTGGAGCTGGAGCGCGCTTTTTGGCGACTACGACCTTGATGGTCAACAGGACGTGTTTATTTCCAACGGCATCCCAAAAAGGCCCAACGATCTTGATTTTATCAAATTTGTATCCAACGACCAGATCAAGAGCAAGATTGACAACACTAAACTGGTAGATCAACAAGCTTTGGCCCTAATGCCGTCAGGAAGCGTTCACAACTATGTTTTTAAAGGTGGAAAGGACCTCCACTTTCAGGATATGTCCGACAAATGGATCACCAAGGATACCCTGGTTTCCGGGGCAACCGCCATGGGCGACCTCGATGGTGACGGTGATCTGGATTTGGTGACGAACAATATTGACCAGCCGGCCACTTTGTACATCAATAAAACAAACGGCGAGGGCAGCTATCTAAAATTAAAGTTCAACTATGCCCAGAACAATAAGTTCGGAATTGGAACCAAGGTATATACCTATGCCAACGGAGGGCTTCAATTCAAGGAACTGTTCCCGACAAGAGGGTTTCAGGCCTCCTCCGAACCCATGGTCCACTTTGGATATAAAAATGTCTCCAAAGTTGATTCCATCAAAATCATTTGGCCGAACAAGTCCTATCAGGTTTTACAAAATGTTCCAGTGAATCAAACACTGACCATTGAGCCCAAAAACACGAAACCTTTTGATTACAATTCGCTTCATAAAAGGAAAAAACCGTTGTTCAGTCCCGTCGAAGACAATTTAGGGTTGGTCTTTAAACATATTGAGGACAACTACACGGACTTTAACCGTGAAAAACTGATTCCGTATCAAATATCGGATAGAGGGCCTGCATTCGCCATGGGCGATTTAAACAATGATGGCAAAGAAGATATTTTTATAGGAGGGTCAAAATATGAACCATCGCAAATATTCGTACAACAGGACTCCTTTTTTGTAAACCAAAACATGGAAAGCCTTCAAAAAGATTCCATCCAGGAAAATATTTCGGCCAGCATCGCCGACTATAACAATGACGGAAAAAACGACTTGATCGTTAGCTCCGGTGGCGGTGACTTTTTTGGAAAGTCGGAACCCTTGCTGGATGCCTATTACGTAAAAAATGATACCGTGTTCCAAAGCGTGGGATTACCGGAGTCCTATCAAAATTCATCCGTTGTGGCGCCTTTTGATTTTGATGGTGATGGTGATTTGGACGTTTTTATCGGCGGACACACAATAACTGCTCAGTTCGGGGCTCCTGCCAATTCCCATTTACTGGAAAACGACAAAGGGGTCTTCAAAACAAAGAAAGATTTTGAAAAATTTTCCAAGGGAATGGTAACCGATGCCATTTGGAGCGATTTTGATGGTGATGGCACTACCGACCTTATTTTGGTCGGGGAATGGATGTCTCCCAAGTTCTTAAAATATGAAAACGGTACTTTTACCGAAGTGGAGCATGTAAATATTCCCGGGCTTTGGCAAGCCATTGAAGCCTTTGACGTAGACGGGGACGGAGACACGGATTATCTTCTTGGAAATTGGGGCACCAATTCAAGGTTCAAGGCCTCCGAAGAGCATCCCATGAAATTATACTTTAACGATTTTGACGATAATGGTCAGACCGAAACGGTCACCGCCATGGAAAAAGATGGAAAGTACTATCCCTTGGAAACTTTGGACGGCCTGGCATCACAACTGGTGTACTTAAAAAAGAAATACACCACCTACAAATCCTTTGCCGGCGACACCATGGAGGAAATATTTGGTGAGAAAGCCCTGGACGCGTCCACCCAATTACAGGTAAACACATTAAAATCCGGTTATTTAAGGAATGATGGCGGCAACTTTGTTTTTGTCCCGTTCAAAAACGAGCTTCAAGTATCTCCTATCCTTTCGTTTGTTGTAGACGATTTTGATGGTGACGGCGACAAAGAAGTTCTGTTAGCGGGCAATTACTTTGGTGTGAAGCCATATCACGGCAGAATGGATTCATTTCCAGGAGCACTGATACAAAGTAACGGCAGCGTTGTTTTGGGCAACCAATTGGGATTGGATTTTACCAAAAAATCCATCCGACATCTAAGCACAATCACACTCAACAATAAAAAATATTTGTTGGCTGTATTCAATAACGATAAAGCACAAGTCTATAAAATCAATGATTAA
- a CDS encoding vanadium-dependent haloperoxidase: MKKILSLIVAVVLVLASCQKKEEPVEVSPEEFHASVDKVIEIMIHDIFSPPVASRIFAYSNIAAYEIIAKKSDDYNSLAGQVTDLKSIPDPKNKENINYEMAALIAHMDISKRLIFSEERMENFRDSLYTTWKEKNETVFNASKEYGLEVANFVGDWMNKDNYKETRTMPKFSVDSDDPSRWQPTPPAYMNGIEPHWMKIRPFAIDSAQQFKPVPPPEFSMEKDSKFYQEVMEVYEVRKSMVGKGDKSDEIAIAQFWDCNPYVSVTRGHLMFATKKITPGAHWIGITKIAARKTNADFAKTVYAYTKTSIAIADGFISCWDEKYRSNLIRPETVINEYIDDSWEPVLQTPPFPEYTSGHSVVSGAAAIALTDIFGDNFTFDDDTEVPYGLPVRSFTSFNQASDEAALSRMYGGIHYRAAIEVGIKQGRDLGKFIVDKLDMTKG, encoded by the coding sequence ATGAAGAAAATTTTAAGTTTGATCGTAGCAGTAGTATTGGTTTTGGCATCATGCCAAAAAAAAGAGGAACCTGTTGAAGTATCTCCCGAGGAGTTCCATGCCTCTGTGGACAAAGTGATCGAAATAATGATCCATGATATATTCTCGCCCCCTGTTGCCAGTAGAATATTTGCCTACTCCAACATTGCGGCATACGAAATTATAGCCAAGAAAAGTGACGACTACAACTCCTTGGCCGGGCAGGTAACCGATTTAAAAAGTATCCCTGATCCTAAGAACAAGGAGAACATCAACTACGAAATGGCCGCCTTGATCGCCCATATGGACATTAGCAAGAGACTTATTTTTTCTGAAGAAAGAATGGAAAACTTCAGGGATAGTCTATATACCACATGGAAGGAAAAGAACGAAACCGTTTTTAATGCCAGCAAGGAATACGGGCTGGAAGTCGCCAACTTTGTTGGGGATTGGATGAACAAGGACAACTACAAAGAGACGCGAACAATGCCCAAGTTTTCCGTGGATTCCGATGACCCATCCCGCTGGCAGCCCACTCCCCCAGCTTACATGAACGGTATTGAACCACATTGGATGAAGATACGTCCATTTGCCATTGATTCCGCACAGCAGTTCAAGCCCGTTCCGCCTCCAGAATTTTCCATGGAAAAAGACTCCAAGTTTTACCAAGAAGTAATGGAGGTTTACGAGGTTAGAAAAAGTATGGTCGGCAAAGGTGATAAATCCGACGAGATTGCCATTGCACAGTTTTGGGACTGCAACCCTTATGTTTCCGTTACCCGAGGGCACTTAATGTTTGCCACTAAAAAGATTACTCCCGGGGCCCACTGGATCGGCATCACTAAAATTGCCGCAAGAAAAACCAATGCGGATTTTGCAAAAACGGTATATGCTTATACCAAGACTTCCATTGCCATTGCGGATGGCTTTATCAGCTGTTGGGACGAAAAATACAGAAGTAACCTAATTCGTCCGGAAACAGTGATCAACGAATACATTGATGACAGCTGGGAGCCCGTATTGCAAACCCCTCCCTTTCCCGAATACACGAGCGGGCATAGCGTGGTATCAGGAGCAGCAGCAATAGCTTTAACGGACATATTCGGCGACAACTTTACCTTTGATGATGATACCGAAGTGCCCTACGGTCTGCCCGTACGCTCCTTTACGTCCTTTAACCAGGCGTCAGACGAAGCTGCATTGAGCCGTATGTACGGAGGAATCCATTATCGTGCAGCCATAGAGGTTGGAATCAAACAAGGTAGGGACCTAGGAAAATTTATAGTCGATAAATTGGATATGACAAAAGGCTAA
- a CDS encoding AraC family transcriptional regulator — translation MKKIISMILALVVGVILWYLLLKPSDYIIRFKAHTFPGAINQSLKHWSRNLTNSEKISQEEDLFHLSQEIKFGDSTNIYNWEIESITDSTSHVKVKIRDKEHSLMNKILVPFYDTDFEKRSRATVLDFMQELKKHKESFKVRIVGEEEISTKYIAYLPIKTTQLQKADEMMRNFSYLMGTLIESGVEFDGFPIIEITKWNRDTDSIYFNFGRPIIRSEKLPIGTDIQYKRIFRKKALKAEYNGNYITSDRAWYALLDYAQKNNIEVENTPYEIFHDNPQNEGNQIKWKAEIFLPLKEPYD, via the coding sequence ATGAAGAAGATTATCTCTATGATCCTTGCCCTTGTGGTAGGAGTGATTTTGTGGTATCTGTTGCTCAAGCCATCCGACTATATCATTCGCTTTAAGGCACATACCTTTCCCGGTGCAATCAACCAAAGTTTAAAGCATTGGTCTAGGAATTTGACCAATTCGGAAAAAATTAGTCAAGAAGAAGATTTATTCCATCTTTCCCAAGAGATTAAGTTTGGAGATTCTACAAACATTTATAATTGGGAAATTGAATCGATTACAGATTCAACATCTCATGTAAAAGTGAAAATTAGGGACAAAGAGCACAGTTTGATGAATAAAATACTAGTACCATTTTACGATACCGACTTTGAAAAAAGAAGCAGAGCAACCGTGCTGGATTTTATGCAAGAATTAAAAAAACACAAAGAGAGTTTCAAAGTTCGAATTGTTGGTGAAGAAGAGATTTCTACAAAGTACATTGCATATTTGCCCATAAAGACGACCCAACTGCAAAAAGCGGATGAAATGATGAGAAATTTTAGTTACTTGATGGGTACGCTAATTGAAAGTGGAGTTGAGTTCGATGGATTTCCTATTATTGAAATCACTAAATGGAATCGAGATACTGACAGTATTTATTTTAACTTTGGACGTCCGATTATCCGTTCCGAAAAACTTCCAATTGGTACAGACATACAATACAAAAGAATATTCAGAAAAAAAGCTTTGAAGGCTGAATACAACGGAAATTATATTACCTCGGACCGTGCCTGGTATGCTTTGTTAGACTATGCGCAAAAGAACAATATTGAGGTGGAGAATACTCCTTATGAAATATTTCACGACAATCCTCAAAATGAAGGAAATCAAATCAAATGGAAAGCGGAAATATTTCTACCACTTAAAGAACCTTATGATTAA